One Oryza brachyantha chromosome 3, ObraRS2, whole genome shotgun sequence DNA segment encodes these proteins:
- the LOC102717965 gene encoding protein NRT1/ PTR FAMILY 8.3-like isoform X2, producing MEEPAEDRRLQVREEGGGDQEPLLLPQGASLYTGDGSVDINGCPALKHATGNWRACFFILGDECCERLAYYGIAKNLVTYLKTKLHQGNLEAARNVITWQGTCYLTPLIGAILADSYWGKYWTIAVFSAIYFVGLAILTLSASLPALQPPICSGSICPEASLLQYAVFFSGLYMIALGTGGIKPCVSSFGADQFDDSDPAERVKKGSFFNWFYFCINLGAFVSGTVIVWIQDNSGWGIGFAIPTIFMALAIASFFVASNIYRFQKPGGSPLTRVCQVVVAAFRKWHTKVPHDKSLLYEVDGQISVIEGSRKLEHTSELEFFDKAAIISSADAKSDSFANPWRLCTVTQVEELKILIRMFPIWATTIIFNAVYAQNSSLFIEQGMVLDKRVGSFIVPPASLSTFDVISVIIWIPLYDKVLVPIARKFTGREKGFSELQRIGIGLVLSILAMLSAALVELRRLEIVRSEGLIHEKVPVPMSIFWQIPQYFLVGAAEVFAAIGQVEFFYDEAPDAMRSLCSAFALVTVSTGSYLSSIILTLVSHFTTQGGNPGWIPDNLNEGHLDRFFSLIAGISFVNLLVFTVCAMRYRYKKA from the exons ATGGAAGAGCCAGCAGAAGACAGGCGATTGCAGGTGCGAGAAGAGGGTGGTGGTGATCAAGAACCGCTCCTCCTTCCTCAG GGTGCTAGTCTTTATACAGGAGATGGATCTGTTGATATCAATGGGTGTCCTGCATTAAAGCATGCCACTGGCAATTGGCGTGCATGTTTTTTCATCCTAG GGGATGAATGCTGTGAGAGACTGGCGTATTATGGTATTGCAAAGAACCTAGTTACTTATCTGAAAACAAAGCTTCATCAAGGCAACCTTGAAGCTGCAAGAAACGTTATAACTTGGCAGGGGACATGCTACCTAACACCCCTCATTGGAGCCATCCTGGCAGACTCTTATTGGGGGAAGTACTGGACTATTGCTGTTTTCTCagccatttattttgtt GGCCTGGCTATCTTGACACTGTCAGCATCTCTTCCAGCTCTACAACCACCTATATGTTCAGGATCTATTTGTCCAGAAGCAAGCTTACTCCAGTATGCTGTATTTTTCTCTGGCCTTTATATGATAGCCCTTGGGACTGGAGGCATCAAACCTTGTGTCTCATCCTTTGGAGCCGATCAATTTGATGACAGTGATCCAGCAGAGAGAGTAAAGAAAGGCTCCTTCTTTAATTGGTTTTACTTCTGTATAAATCTTGGTGCATTTGTATCGGGCACTGTTATAGTGTGGATACAAGATAACTCAGGTTGGGGGATAGGATTTGCCATTCCTACTATATTTATGGCGTTGGCTATTGCAAGCTTCTTTGTTGcctcaaatatatatagatttcaGAAACCTGGTGGGAGTCCTCTTACAAGAGTGTGCCAGGTTGTTGTTGCAGCATTCCGTAAGTGGCACACTAAAGTGCCACATGATAAGTCTCTTTTATATGAGGTTGATGGCCAGATTTCAGTGATTGAGGGAAGCCGAAAACTGGAGCATACAAGTGAACTTGA ATTCTTTGACAAGGCTGCCATCATCTCATCTGCCGATGCCAAGAGTGACTCCTTTGCAAATCCATGGAGGCTATGCACAGTCACCCAGGTGGAAgaactgaaaattttaatcagAATGTTTCCCATTTGGGCCACTACTATTATATTCAACGCGGTGTATGCTCAGAACTCTTCCCTGTTCATAGAGCAGGGGATGGTCCTCGACAAGCGGGTTGGATCTTTCATTGTTCCTCCAGCATCCCTCTCAACTTTTGATGTTATCAGTGTCATCATCTGGATTCCACTTTATGATAAAGTTCTTGTGCCAATAGCTAGAAAGTTCACTGGAAGGGAGAAGGGTTTCTCCGAGCTACAAAGGATCGGAATCGGATTGGTCCTGTCCATTCTTGCAATGCTATCTGCAGCTCTTGTTGAGTTGAGGCGTTTAGAGATCGTCAGATCTGAAGGTCTTATTCATGAGAAGGTTCCTGTTCCGATGAGCATTTTTTGGCAAATACCGCAGTATTTCTTGGTTGGCGCTGCCGAGGTCTTTGCTGCCATTGGCCAGGTTGAGTTCTTCTATGATGAAGCCCCTGATGCTATGAGGAGTTTATGTAGCGCCTTTGCACTTGTAACAGTCTCAACGGGGAGCTATTTAAGCTCAATTATATTGACCTTGGTGTCACATTTTACAACTCAAGGAGGGAATCCTGGATGGATCCCAGATAACCTGAATGAAGGCCACCTAGATCGGTTCTTTTCGTTGATTGCTGGGATAAGCTTTGTGAATTTGCTGGTTTTCACTGTTTGTGCAATGAGATACAGATACAAGAAAGCGTGA
- the LOC102713889 gene encoding pentatricopeptide repeat-containing protein At4g37170, with translation MSSRSVSRCTKAPTFSVTTASQLHDAIDRLLPRLRADPSLAPAARALAAAAASLPPSAILSNRLLHLLSSHPATLPDALALFSSIGAPDLCAYNTLISALSRFPRHLPSARALFDRMPQRDHFSWSALVSAYARHGQPGAALALYRRMYEEPGNAVADNEFTASSALAAATAARCARAGRELHCHVVRRGIDAGGDAVLWSALADMYAKCGRVDDARRVFDRMPVRDAVSWTAMVERYFDGGRGGEGFRLFLHMLRAGGVRPNEFTYAGVLRACAEFAVESFGRQVHGRMAKSGYGDSCFAESALVRMYSKCGDMGNAVRVFEATAKPDLVSWTAVISGYAQNGQPEEALRYFDMFLRSGIRPDHVTFVGVLSACAHAGLVDKGLEIFHSIKEQYGIENTADHYACVIDLLSRSGQFERAEEMISKMAVKPNKFLWASLLGGCRIHRNVRLARRAAEVLFEIEPENPATYVTLANIYASVGLFDEVEDVRRIMESKGVTKMPASSWIEVGRRVHVFLVGDKSHPQADEIYALLKKLSVKMREEGYVADTEFVLHDVEDEQKEQDIGYHSERLAVAFGIIATPEGAPIKVFKNLRICGDCHTAIKLISQMVQREIIVRDSNRFHHFKKGSCSCRDYW, from the coding sequence ATGTCGTCGCGCTCCGTCTCGCGCTGCACGAAGGCTCCGACCTTCTCCGTCACCACCGCGTCCCAGCTCCACGACGCCATCGACCGTCTCCTCCCGCGGCTGCGCGCCGACCCGTCCCTCGccccggccgcgcgcgcgctcgccgcggcaGCCGCCTCGCTGCCGCCCTCCGCCATCCTATCCaaccgcctcctccacctgctCTCCTCCCACCCCGCCACGCTCCCCGACGCCCTGGccctcttctcctccatcGGAGCCCCCGACCTCTGCGCCTACAACACTCTCATCTCCGCGCTCTCCCGCTTcccgcgccacctcccctccgcgcgcgcgctgtTCGACCGAATGCCCCAGAGGGACCACTTCTCCTGGTCTGCCCTCGTCTCCGCCTACGCCCGCCACGGCCAGCCCGGGGCCGCGCTCGCGCTCTACCGGCGTATGTACGAGGAGCCGGGGAACGCCGTCGCGGACAACGAGTTCACCGCGTCCAGCGCGCTCGCCGCAGCCACGGCCGCACGGTGCGCCCGAGCGGGCAGGGAGTTGCACTGCCACGTCGTGAGGAGAGGGATCGACGCCGGCGGTGACGCCGTCCTGTGGAGCGCGCTCGCAGACATGTACGCCAAGTGCGGGCGCGTGGACGACGCGAGGAGAGTGTTCGACCGAATGCCGGTCCGGGACGCTGTCTCTTGGACGGCGATGGTGGAGAGGTacttcgacggcggccgcggtggGGAAGGGTTCAGGCTGTTCCTCCATATGCTGAGGGCCGGAGGTGTTCGACCAAACGAGTTCACCTACGCCGGTGTTCTGCGCGCCTGCGCAGAGTTTGCCGTCGAGAGCTTCGGGAGGCAGGTGCACGGCCGGATGGCGAAGAGTGGCTACGGAGACTCTTGCTTCGCGGAGAGCGCGCTCGTCCGTATGTACTCCAAGTGTGGCGACATGGGGAACGCGGTGCGCGTCTTCGAGGCCACGGCGAAGCCGGACTTGGTGTCATGGACGGCGGTGATCTCCGGCTACGCGCAGAACGGGCAGCCGGAGGAGGCACTGCGCTACTTCGACATGTTCTTGAGGTCTGGAATTAGGCCTGATCATGTCACGTTTGTTGGCGTTTTATCAGCGTGTGCTCATGCCGGCCTGGTCGACAAGGGTCTGGAGATCTTCCATTCGATCAAAGAACAGTATGGCATTGAGAACACCGCTGATCACTACGCTTGCGTGATCGATCTCCTCAGCCGGTCAGGCCAGTTTGAGCGAGCAGAAGAGATGATAAGTAAGATGGCAGTGAAACCTAACAAGTTCCTATGGGCGTCCTTGCTTGGTGGTTGCCGGATTCACAGGAATGTCCGGTTGGCAAGGCGAGCAGCAGAAGTGTTGTTCGAAATAGAACCCGAAAATCCAGCAACATATGTAACTCTGGCAAATATTTATGCCTCGGTTGGTCTCTTCGATGAGGTTGAGGATGTCAGAAGGATAATGGAATCAAAGGGCGTAACCAAAATGCCAGCCTCAAGCTGGATTGAAGTTGGGAGAAGAGTTCATGTGTTTCTGGTCGGCGATAAGTCGCATCCTCAAGCTGATGAAATCTATGCACTTCTGAAGAAGCTTTCTGTGAAAATGAGGGAAGAAGGGTACGTTGCGGACACTGAATTTGTTCTCCATGATGTGGAAGACGAGCAGAAGGAGCAGGACATTGGCTACCACAGCGAGCGGCTTGCTGTTGCATTTGGGATCATTGCCACTCCGGAGGGTGCCCCTATCAAGGTTTTCAAGAATCTGCGCATTTGCGGGGATTGTCATACTGCGATTAAGCTTATCTCTCAGATGGTGCAAAGAGAGATCATTGTCAGGGACTCAAATAGGTTCCATCACTTCAAGAAGGGGAGTTGTTCTTGTCGAGACTATTGGTGA
- the LOC102718247 gene encoding protein NRT1/ PTR FAMILY 8.3-like translates to MGSSLEGERQSLVVRTTEPEDVDDYTGDGSVGFSGNPILKHETGNWRACSLILGTEVCERLAYYGISKSLVTYLSTRMHEGNVSAARNFTTWQGTCYLTPLIGATLADSYWGKYQTIAVFSTIYFLGMAALTLSALIPSLQPPQCIGSFCPQPTMPQYLIYFVGLYMIALGSGGIKPCVSSFGADQFDDTDPAERTKKGAFFNWFYFAINIGSLISGTVLIWVQQNCGYGIGFGIPTVFIAFAVGSFFIGSQIYRYQIPAGSPLIRVCQVVIAAMRKRNVDLPVDSSLLYELHGKTSAIEGSRKLEHSSEFSFFDKAAIISWNERGGSHDPWRLCTITQVEELKILLRMFPIWATGIVFFTVCAQNSSMFIEQGMALDNQIGSFKIPPATLSSLDVISIVVWVPIYESFVVPIASRLTGKERGFSELQRMGIGLFVSTTAVAAAALVELKRLEIARSEDLIHHKVPVPMSILWQAPQYLLIGIGEVFTSIGQAEFFYNQSPDSMRSLGSAFALVTVSLGSYLSSFILTLVSYFTSRGDNPGWVPDNLNEGHLDRFFWLIAGLSFFNLLLFIHYARQYKCKTATI, encoded by the exons ATGGGGTCGTCGCTGGAGGGGGAGCGGCAGAGCCTGGTAGTGCGCACGACGGAGCCGGAG GATGTTGACGACTACACAGGTGATGGATCTGTGGGATTCAGTGGCAATCCTATTTTGAAGCATGAAACGGGCAATTGGAGGGCATGCTCACTAATTCTTG GAACTGAAGTGTGTGAACGCTTGGCCTACTATGGCATCTCAAAAAGTTTGGTAACTTACCTATCAACAAGAATGCATGAAGGAAATGTCTCTGCAGCAAGGAACTTTACAACCTGGCAAGGAACTTGTTATCTCACGCCACTTATTGGAGCAACCTTGGCAGATTCATACTGGGGAAAGTACCAGACTATAGCTGTTTTCTCAACAATTTACTTTCTG GGAATGGCAGCATTGACACTTTCAGCATTGATTCCTTCTCTTCAGCCACCTCAATGTATTGGTTCCTTTTGTCCACAACCAACCATGCCTCAGTATCTGATATACTTCGTTGGATTATACATGATTGCATTAGGGTCTGGAGGTATTAAGCCGTGTGTTTCATCCTTTGGTGCTGATCAATTTGATGACACCGATCCAGCTGAGAGAACAAAGAAGGGTGCTTTCTTCAATTGGTTTTATTTCGCCATAAACATTGGTTCTCTGATATCAGGCACTGTTCTTATTTGGGTACAACAAAACTGTGGATACGGAATTGGATTTGGAATCCCAACTGTCTTCATTGCCTTTGCTGTCGGAAGTTTTTTCATAGGTTCACAGATTTATAGATATCAGATACCTGCAGGAAGCCCCCTTATAAGAGTATGTCAGGTGGTTATTGCAGCCATGCGCAAGCGAAATGTTGACTTGCCGGTTGATAGTTCTCTTCTCTATGAGCTTCATGGTAAGACTTCAGCTATTGAGGGGAGTCGTAAGCTGGAACATAGTAGTGAATTCAG TTTCTTTGACAAAGCTGCCATCATTTCATGGAATGAACGTGGTGGTTCTCATGATCCTTGGAGACTCTGTACTATCACACAAGTTGAAGAGCTCAAAATATTACTGAGGATGTTTCCAATCTGGGCAACTGGCATTGTTTTCTTCACTGTGTGTGCTCAAAATTCATCGATGTTTATAGAACAAGGGATGGCCCTCGACAACCAAATTGGATCTTTTAAAATTCCACCAGCCACCCTGTCATCCTTGGATGTTATCAGCATCGTTGTTTGGGTCCCAATCTATGAGAGTTTCGTTGTGCCAATAGCAAGTAGATTGACGGGTAAAGAGAGGGGCTTCTCAGAACTTCAACGAATGGGAATTGGTCTGTTTGTGTCTACTACTGCAGTGGCAGCGGCAGCATTGGTTGAGCTTAAGCGTCTGGAGATTGCAAGGTCAGAGGATCTGATCCATCATAAGGTACCTGTTCCCATGAGCATTCTTTGGCAAGCACCTCAATACTTGTTGATTGGTATCGGTGAAGTGTTCACATCCATTGGTCAAGCCGAGTTCTTCTACAATCAGTCTCCAGATTCCATGAGAAGTTTGGGCTCCGCTTTTGCTCTGGTTACTGTGTCGCTTGGGAGTTATCTTAGTTCATTCATACTGACCCTGGTTTCATATTTTACGAGTCGAGGTGATAATCCGGGGTGGGTTCCTGATAACTTAAATGAAGGCCATCTTGACCGCTTTTTCTGGCTCATAGCTGGCCTCAGCTTTTTTAACCTTCTTCTTTTCATCCACTATGCCCGGCAATACAAGTGCAAAACAGCaacaatttaa
- the LOC102717965 gene encoding protein NRT1/ PTR FAMILY 8.3-like isoform X3 encodes MEEPAEDRRLQVREEGGGDQEPLLLPQQGASLYTGDGSVDINGCPALKHATGNWRACFFILGDECCERLAYYGIAKNLVTYLKTKLHQGNLEAARNVITWQGTCYLTPLIGAILADSYWGKYWTIAVFSAIYFVGLAILTLSASLPALQPPICSGSICPEASLLQYAVFFSGLYMIALGTGGIKPCVSSFGADQFDDSDPAERVKKGSFFNWFYFCINLGAFVSGTVIVWIQDNSGWGIGFAIPTIFMALAIASFFVASNIYRFQKPGGSPLTRVCQVVVAAFRKWHTKVPHDKSLLYEVDGQISVIEGSRKLEHTSELEFFDKAAIISSADAKSDSFANPWRLCTVTQGMVLDKRVGSFIVPPASLSTFDVISVIIWIPLYDKVLVPIARKFTGREKGFSELQRIGIGLVLSILAMLSAALVELRRLEIVRSEGLIHEKVPVPMSIFWQIPQYFLVGAAEVFAAIGQVEFFYDEAPDAMRSLCSAFALVTVSTGSYLSSIILTLVSHFTTQGGNPGWIPDNLNEGHLDRFFSLIAGISFVNLLVFTVCAMRYRYKKA; translated from the exons ATGGAAGAGCCAGCAGAAGACAGGCGATTGCAGGTGCGAGAAGAGGGTGGTGGTGATCAAGAACCGCTCCTCCTTCCTCAG CAGGGTGCTAGTCTTTATACAGGAGATGGATCTGTTGATATCAATGGGTGTCCTGCATTAAAGCATGCCACTGGCAATTGGCGTGCATGTTTTTTCATCCTAG GGGATGAATGCTGTGAGAGACTGGCGTATTATGGTATTGCAAAGAACCTAGTTACTTATCTGAAAACAAAGCTTCATCAAGGCAACCTTGAAGCTGCAAGAAACGTTATAACTTGGCAGGGGACATGCTACCTAACACCCCTCATTGGAGCCATCCTGGCAGACTCTTATTGGGGGAAGTACTGGACTATTGCTGTTTTCTCagccatttattttgtt GGCCTGGCTATCTTGACACTGTCAGCATCTCTTCCAGCTCTACAACCACCTATATGTTCAGGATCTATTTGTCCAGAAGCAAGCTTACTCCAGTATGCTGTATTTTTCTCTGGCCTTTATATGATAGCCCTTGGGACTGGAGGCATCAAACCTTGTGTCTCATCCTTTGGAGCCGATCAATTTGATGACAGTGATCCAGCAGAGAGAGTAAAGAAAGGCTCCTTCTTTAATTGGTTTTACTTCTGTATAAATCTTGGTGCATTTGTATCGGGCACTGTTATAGTGTGGATACAAGATAACTCAGGTTGGGGGATAGGATTTGCCATTCCTACTATATTTATGGCGTTGGCTATTGCAAGCTTCTTTGTTGcctcaaatatatatagatttcaGAAACCTGGTGGGAGTCCTCTTACAAGAGTGTGCCAGGTTGTTGTTGCAGCATTCCGTAAGTGGCACACTAAAGTGCCACATGATAAGTCTCTTTTATATGAGGTTGATGGCCAGATTTCAGTGATTGAGGGAAGCCGAAAACTGGAGCATACAAGTGAACTTGA ATTCTTTGACAAGGCTGCCATCATCTCATCTGCCGATGCCAAGAGTGACTCCTTTGCAAATCCATGGAGGCTATGCACAGTCACCCAG GGGATGGTCCTCGACAAGCGGGTTGGATCTTTCATTGTTCCTCCAGCATCCCTCTCAACTTTTGATGTTATCAGTGTCATCATCTGGATTCCACTTTATGATAAAGTTCTTGTGCCAATAGCTAGAAAGTTCACTGGAAGGGAGAAGGGTTTCTCCGAGCTACAAAGGATCGGAATCGGATTGGTCCTGTCCATTCTTGCAATGCTATCTGCAGCTCTTGTTGAGTTGAGGCGTTTAGAGATCGTCAGATCTGAAGGTCTTATTCATGAGAAGGTTCCTGTTCCGATGAGCATTTTTTGGCAAATACCGCAGTATTTCTTGGTTGGCGCTGCCGAGGTCTTTGCTGCCATTGGCCAGGTTGAGTTCTTCTATGATGAAGCCCCTGATGCTATGAGGAGTTTATGTAGCGCCTTTGCACTTGTAACAGTCTCAACGGGGAGCTATTTAAGCTCAATTATATTGACCTTGGTGTCACATTTTACAACTCAAGGAGGGAATCCTGGATGGATCCCAGATAACCTGAATGAAGGCCACCTAGATCGGTTCTTTTCGTTGATTGCTGGGATAAGCTTTGTGAATTTGCTGGTTTTCACTGTTTGTGCAATGAGATACAGATACAAGAAAGCGTGA
- the LOC102717965 gene encoding protein NRT1/ PTR FAMILY 8.3-like isoform X1 codes for MEEPAEDRRLQVREEGGGDQEPLLLPQQGASLYTGDGSVDINGCPALKHATGNWRACFFILGDECCERLAYYGIAKNLVTYLKTKLHQGNLEAARNVITWQGTCYLTPLIGAILADSYWGKYWTIAVFSAIYFVGLAILTLSASLPALQPPICSGSICPEASLLQYAVFFSGLYMIALGTGGIKPCVSSFGADQFDDSDPAERVKKGSFFNWFYFCINLGAFVSGTVIVWIQDNSGWGIGFAIPTIFMALAIASFFVASNIYRFQKPGGSPLTRVCQVVVAAFRKWHTKVPHDKSLLYEVDGQISVIEGSRKLEHTSELEFFDKAAIISSADAKSDSFANPWRLCTVTQVEELKILIRMFPIWATTIIFNAVYAQNSSLFIEQGMVLDKRVGSFIVPPASLSTFDVISVIIWIPLYDKVLVPIARKFTGREKGFSELQRIGIGLVLSILAMLSAALVELRRLEIVRSEGLIHEKVPVPMSIFWQIPQYFLVGAAEVFAAIGQVEFFYDEAPDAMRSLCSAFALVTVSTGSYLSSIILTLVSHFTTQGGNPGWIPDNLNEGHLDRFFSLIAGISFVNLLVFTVCAMRYRYKKA; via the exons ATGGAAGAGCCAGCAGAAGACAGGCGATTGCAGGTGCGAGAAGAGGGTGGTGGTGATCAAGAACCGCTCCTCCTTCCTCAG CAGGGTGCTAGTCTTTATACAGGAGATGGATCTGTTGATATCAATGGGTGTCCTGCATTAAAGCATGCCACTGGCAATTGGCGTGCATGTTTTTTCATCCTAG GGGATGAATGCTGTGAGAGACTGGCGTATTATGGTATTGCAAAGAACCTAGTTACTTATCTGAAAACAAAGCTTCATCAAGGCAACCTTGAAGCTGCAAGAAACGTTATAACTTGGCAGGGGACATGCTACCTAACACCCCTCATTGGAGCCATCCTGGCAGACTCTTATTGGGGGAAGTACTGGACTATTGCTGTTTTCTCagccatttattttgtt GGCCTGGCTATCTTGACACTGTCAGCATCTCTTCCAGCTCTACAACCACCTATATGTTCAGGATCTATTTGTCCAGAAGCAAGCTTACTCCAGTATGCTGTATTTTTCTCTGGCCTTTATATGATAGCCCTTGGGACTGGAGGCATCAAACCTTGTGTCTCATCCTTTGGAGCCGATCAATTTGATGACAGTGATCCAGCAGAGAGAGTAAAGAAAGGCTCCTTCTTTAATTGGTTTTACTTCTGTATAAATCTTGGTGCATTTGTATCGGGCACTGTTATAGTGTGGATACAAGATAACTCAGGTTGGGGGATAGGATTTGCCATTCCTACTATATTTATGGCGTTGGCTATTGCAAGCTTCTTTGTTGcctcaaatatatatagatttcaGAAACCTGGTGGGAGTCCTCTTACAAGAGTGTGCCAGGTTGTTGTTGCAGCATTCCGTAAGTGGCACACTAAAGTGCCACATGATAAGTCTCTTTTATATGAGGTTGATGGCCAGATTTCAGTGATTGAGGGAAGCCGAAAACTGGAGCATACAAGTGAACTTGA ATTCTTTGACAAGGCTGCCATCATCTCATCTGCCGATGCCAAGAGTGACTCCTTTGCAAATCCATGGAGGCTATGCACAGTCACCCAGGTGGAAgaactgaaaattttaatcagAATGTTTCCCATTTGGGCCACTACTATTATATTCAACGCGGTGTATGCTCAGAACTCTTCCCTGTTCATAGAGCAGGGGATGGTCCTCGACAAGCGGGTTGGATCTTTCATTGTTCCTCCAGCATCCCTCTCAACTTTTGATGTTATCAGTGTCATCATCTGGATTCCACTTTATGATAAAGTTCTTGTGCCAATAGCTAGAAAGTTCACTGGAAGGGAGAAGGGTTTCTCCGAGCTACAAAGGATCGGAATCGGATTGGTCCTGTCCATTCTTGCAATGCTATCTGCAGCTCTTGTTGAGTTGAGGCGTTTAGAGATCGTCAGATCTGAAGGTCTTATTCATGAGAAGGTTCCTGTTCCGATGAGCATTTTTTGGCAAATACCGCAGTATTTCTTGGTTGGCGCTGCCGAGGTCTTTGCTGCCATTGGCCAGGTTGAGTTCTTCTATGATGAAGCCCCTGATGCTATGAGGAGTTTATGTAGCGCCTTTGCACTTGTAACAGTCTCAACGGGGAGCTATTTAAGCTCAATTATATTGACCTTGGTGTCACATTTTACAACTCAAGGAGGGAATCCTGGATGGATCCCAGATAACCTGAATGAAGGCCACCTAGATCGGTTCTTTTCGTTGATTGCTGGGATAAGCTTTGTGAATTTGCTGGTTTTCACTGTTTGTGCAATGAGATACAGATACAAGAAAGCGTGA
- the LOC102717689 gene encoding protein GID8 homolog, with protein sequence MFLSRIVLRDLDSIDSPASMASSKKLVTRDEWERKLRDVKIRKEDMNRLVMNFLVTEGFVDAADKFRIESGTQPDIDLATITDRMEVKRAVQSGNVQEAIEKINDLNPTILDTNPQLYFHLQQQKLIELIRAGKINEALEFAQEELAPRGEENQAFLEEIEKTVALLVFEDIKNCPYGELLDVSQRLKTASEVNAAILTSQSHEKDPKLPSLLKMLIWTQNQLDEKAAYPRINNFSTATLEDPAI encoded by the exons ATGTTCCTCTCCCGCATCGTCCTGCGCGACCTGGACTCCATCGACTCCCCCGCCTCCATGGCGTCCTCGAAGAAGCTGGTGACGCGCGACGAGTGGGAGCGGAAGCTCCGCGACGTCAAGATCCGCAAGGAGGACATGAACCGCCTCGTCATGAACTTCCTCGTCACCGAGGGCTTCGTCGATGCCGCCGACAAGTTCCGCATCGAGTCCGGCACCCAAC CGGATATTGACCTGGCGACCATCACGGATCGGATGGAGGTGAAGAGAGCGGTGCAATCAGGGAATGTTCAGGAGGCCATCGAGAAGATTAATGATCTTAATCCCACG ATTCTAGACACAAATCCCCAACTTTACTTTCATCTGCAACAACAGAAGCTAATAGAATTGATTCGTgcggggaaaataaatgaagcTTTGGAGTTTGCTCAAGAAGAACTCGCCCCAAGAGGCGAAGAAAAT CAAGCCTTCCTTGAAGAAATAGAGAAAACTGTAGCACTTCTGGTTTTTGAAGATATAAAAAACTGCCCGTATGGGGAACTGTTGGATGTTTCCCAGCGATTGAAAACTGCAAGTGAAGTTAATGCTGCCATTCTTACAAGCCAAAGTCATGAGAAAG ATCCAAAGCTCCCTAGCCTCCTAAAGATGTTAATTTGGACTCAAAACCAACTGGACGAAAAGGCAGCATATCCACGAATCAATAATTTCTCTACTGCCACACTTGAAGATCCAGCGATTTGA